A single genomic interval of Croceibacter atlanticus HTCC2559 harbors:
- a CDS encoding DEAD/DEAH box helicase, whose product MANTTFGINNKKELYDYQATDIAKIFDRIEKHPDNYNLLYQLPTGGGKTVIFSELVRRYIEQTNKKVVILTHRIELCKQTSKMLKEFGVKNKIVNSKVKRLPDQDKYNCFVAMVETLNNRLQDDIFDVEDVGLVIIDEAHYNSFRKLFKFFEGSFMLGVTATPLSSNIKLPMYEVYDDLIVGEDIPSLIKRGFLAKAKTYSYDVHLGTLQVGMTGDYTVRSSEELYGNMVMQGKLLQAYEAKAQGTKTLIFNNGIRTSEEVYTTFKRAGYEVEHLDNTHTKEERKAILKWFNETPDAILTSVSILTTGFDEPSVETIILNRATKSLTLYYQMIGRGSRVLGDKKEFTVLDLGNNAARFGMWSEPVDWHRIFKSPDYFLEHLRSDDEIEREFKYVMPDDLRERFKNTEDISFNVRAEYEKIMKSHGKSKMVIEKSIEQHSKMCIENSEDVFDARELAKLLKDDIEYRIRIFSYCIINNTKNYKNWLQEEYMRKLRLSFNGKF is encoded by the coding sequence ATGGCAAACACAACTTTTGGAATAAATAACAAAAAAGAACTTTACGATTATCAAGCAACCGATATTGCGAAAATCTTCGACCGTATCGAGAAGCATCCAGATAATTACAATCTCCTGTATCAACTTCCTACAGGTGGCGGTAAAACAGTGATATTTTCAGAATTAGTACGCCGTTATATAGAGCAAACCAATAAAAAGGTAGTTATTCTTACACACAGGATAGAGCTTTGTAAGCAAACTTCTAAAATGCTTAAAGAGTTTGGTGTAAAGAATAAAATTGTAAACTCTAAAGTTAAAAGGCTTCCAGATCAAGACAAGTACAATTGTTTTGTGGCAATGGTCGAAACTCTAAACAATCGTTTACAAGATGATATTTTCGATGTAGAAGATGTAGGTCTTGTAATTATAGATGAAGCTCACTATAACTCATTCAGAAAGCTTTTCAAATTCTTTGAAGGCTCTTTTATGCTAGGTGTCACTGCAACTCCTTTAAGCTCAAACATTAAACTTCCTATGTATGAGGTTTATGATGATCTAATTGTAGGAGAAGATATACCTTCATTAATTAAAAGAGGATTTTTAGCAAAAGCAAAAACCTATAGCTATGATGTTCATTTAGGAACATTACAAGTTGGGATGACAGGAGATTATACCGTAAGATCTTCCGAAGAACTTTATGGAAATATGGTAATGCAAGGTAAACTCTTGCAAGCCTATGAAGCCAAAGCACAAGGTACAAAGACCTTAATTTTTAATAATGGTATACGTACTTCAGAAGAAGTTTATACTACTTTTAAACGCGCTGGTTACGAAGTAGAGCACTTAGATAATACACACACTAAAGAAGAGCGTAAAGCTATTCTTAAGTGGTTTAATGAGACTCCAGATGCTATCTTAACATCTGTTAGTATTTTAACTACAGGTTTTGATGAACCTTCTGTTGAAACAATTATACTTAACAGAGCTACAAAATCATTAACGCTATACTATCAAATGATAGGACGTGGTTCTCGTGTGCTTGGTGATAAGAAAGAATTTACAGTTTTAGATCTTGGTAATAACGCTGCACGTTTTGGTATGTGGAGTGAACCTGTAGATTGGCATCGTATCTTTAAATCTCCAGACTATTTCTTAGAACACCTTCGTAGTGATGATGAGATTGAACGTGAGTTTAAATATGTTATGCCAGACGATTTAAGAGAGCGTTTTAAAAATACCGAAGACATCTCATTTAATGTTCGAGCAGAATATGAGAAGATTATGAAGTCTCATGGAAAGTCTAAGATGGTTATTGAAAAATCTATAGAGCAACACTCAAAAATGTGTATTGAAAACAGTGAAGATGTTTTTGATGCAAGAGAGCTTGCTAAGCTACTTAAGGATGATATAGAGTATAGAATACGTATTTTCTCATATTGTATAATAAACAATACCAAGAACTATAAAAATTGGTTACAAGAAGAGTATATGCGTAAACTACGCTTAAGCTTTAACGGTAAGTTTTAG
- a CDS encoding acyl-CoA carboxylase subunit beta: MSNIKKQLEEKIAQAHLGGGEARIKKQHEKHKLTARERVNYLLDDGSFEEMGILVTHRTTEFGMDKQKFYGDGVVTGYGTIQGRLVYVYAQDFTVFGGALSETHAEKICKVMDHALKVGAPIIGLNDSGGARIQEGVRSLGGYADIFYRNVQASGVIPQISAIMGPCAGGAVYSPAMTDFTLMVQDSSYMFVTGPNVVKTVTNETVTSEELGGARTHANKSGVTHVTASNDVVCLEQIKQLLSYLPQNNKVKTEAISYELNDEVREELEGIIPDSANKPYDMHTVISGIIDKDSFFEIHKDYADNIIVGFARLGGKSIGIVANQPMSLAGVLDVDSSKKAARFTRFCDAFNIPLLVLVDVPGFLPGTDQEWNGIILHGAKLLYALSEATVPRITVITRKAYGGAYDVMNSKHIGADMNYAWPTAEIAVMGAKGASEIIFRREIKAAEDPELKLSEKEAEYAETFANPFKAAQRGFIDEVIMPKDTRRKLLKSFAMLENKTVLRPERKHGNIPL, translated from the coding sequence ATGAGTAATATAAAAAAACAACTTGAAGAAAAAATAGCACAAGCTCATTTGGGTGGCGGCGAAGCACGTATAAAGAAACAACATGAAAAACATAAACTTACTGCCAGAGAGCGTGTAAATTATTTGTTAGACGATGGTTCTTTCGAAGAAATGGGCATACTGGTTACGCATAGAACAACAGAGTTTGGTATGGACAAACAGAAGTTTTATGGTGATGGTGTTGTAACAGGATACGGTACAATACAAGGCAGACTAGTCTATGTTTATGCACAAGATTTCACTGTTTTTGGAGGTGCATTATCAGAAACACACGCAGAAAAGATTTGTAAGGTTATGGATCACGCTTTAAAAGTAGGTGCTCCAATTATTGGTCTTAATGATTCTGGAGGAGCACGTATTCAAGAAGGTGTACGCTCTTTAGGAGGATATGCAGATATCTTTTACAGAAATGTACAAGCCTCTGGAGTTATACCTCAAATATCTGCCATTATGGGACCTTGTGCTGGTGGTGCTGTTTACTCACCTGCAATGACAGATTTTACCTTAATGGTACAGGATAGTAGCTATATGTTTGTTACAGGTCCAAATGTGGTTAAAACCGTTACAAATGAAACAGTAACCTCAGAAGAATTAGGTGGTGCAAGAACGCACGCCAATAAATCTGGTGTAACACACGTTACCGCTAGTAATGATGTAGTTTGTCTTGAACAGATTAAGCAATTATTAAGCTACTTACCTCAAAATAATAAAGTAAAAACAGAAGCTATTTCTTATGAGTTAAATGATGAGGTTAGAGAAGAACTAGAAGGTATTATACCAGACTCTGCTAATAAACCTTATGATATGCATACGGTAATTTCGGGGATAATAGATAAAGACTCTTTTTTCGAAATTCATAAAGACTACGCAGATAATATTATTGTTGGTTTTGCCCGATTAGGCGGAAAAAGTATTGGTATAGTAGCCAACCAACCTATGAGTTTGGCTGGTGTTTTAGATGTAGATAGCTCTAAAAAAGCAGCTCGATTTACGCGTTTTTGTGATGCCTTTAATATTCCATTGTTAGTATTAGTGGATGTTCCAGGATTTTTGCCCGGAACAGATCAAGAATGGAATGGTATCATTTTGCACGGTGCTAAATTATTATATGCTTTAAGTGAAGCTACAGTACCAAGAATTACAGTAATTACCAGAAAAGCATATGGCGGTGCATATGATGTTATGAATTCTAAACACATTGGTGCAGATATGAATTATGCTTGGCCAACTGCAGAAATTGCCGTAATGGGAGCAAAGGGTGCAAGTGAAATTATATTTAGGCGTGAAATAAAAGCAGCCGAAGATCCAGAGCTTAAGCTTTCTGAAAAAGAGGCAGAATATGCAGAAACCTTTGCTAATCCATTTAAGGCAGCACAGCGAGGCTTTATAGATGAAGTGATTATGCCTAAGGATACCAGACGCAAGCTTCTAAAATCTTTTGCTATGTTAGAAAATAAAACAGTGTTAAGACCAGAACGCAAACATGGTAATATTCCACTTTAA
- a CDS encoding dipeptidase, with translation MRNVLSLVLLVFISISCKDIEPKELTENQLLAKAMSIHLEVITLDTHCDINIRNFTDSINYTQNLETQVNLPNMKEGGLDVAWFIVYTGQDSLNDIGYKNAYDNAIRKFEAIHRLVDSIAPNDIALATTSKEVKDIHESGKLVAMIGIENGYPIGTDLSNVKTFYDMGARYMSLSHNGHSQLSDSNTGEKDGVWLHNGLSELGKEVVSEMNRVGMMIDVSHPSKEAMRQMINLTEAPIIASHSSARALCDHSRNLDDEQLQWLKENNGVVQTVAFSSYLNTEKHNAFNDAKQKLYKSVGQKMGFEIIERDSVRLLDNEARTAYYDNYRKVINASKEKVEALKQEVAPVNVSDFADHIDYLVEKIGISHVGISSDFDGGGGIHGWEDASETFNVTLELVRRGYTQKEIEMLWSGNLLRVLDDVEAVSKRIQEIETEVANN, from the coding sequence ATGAGAAATGTCCTTTCACTAGTATTATTAGTCTTTATTTCAATAAGTTGTAAAGATATTGAACCTAAAGAACTAACCGAAAATCAACTGCTTGCAAAGGCCATGTCTATTCATTTAGAAGTTATCACTTTAGATACACATTGTGATATAAATATTCGAAATTTCACTGACTCTATTAACTATACACAAAATCTAGAAACACAAGTTAATCTTCCTAATATGAAAGAAGGTGGTTTAGATGTGGCTTGGTTTATTGTGTATACAGGACAAGACTCTTTAAATGACATAGGTTATAAAAACGCATACGATAATGCTATTAGAAAATTTGAAGCTATACATAGGTTAGTAGACAGTATTGCTCCTAATGATATTGCTTTAGCAACAACCTCTAAAGAAGTAAAAGATATACACGAATCAGGCAAACTTGTTGCGATGATAGGTATAGAAAACGGTTACCCAATAGGTACAGATCTTAGTAACGTCAAGACATTTTACGATATGGGTGCACGCTATATGTCTTTATCACATAATGGGCACAGCCAATTATCAGACTCTAACACTGGAGAAAAAGATGGTGTCTGGTTACATAATGGGTTAAGTGAATTAGGAAAAGAAGTGGTTTCTGAAATGAATCGTGTTGGTATGATGATAGATGTATCTCATCCATCTAAAGAAGCCATGCGACAAATGATAAATTTAACCGAAGCGCCAATAATAGCTTCACACTCATCTGCCAGAGCGCTTTGCGATCATAGTAGAAATTTAGATGATGAGCAGTTACAATGGTTAAAAGAAAACAATGGTGTTGTACAAACTGTAGCATTCAGCAGTTATTTAAATACCGAAAAGCACAATGCATTTAATGACGCTAAGCAAAAGTTATACAAATCAGTTGGACAAAAGATGGGTTTTGAAATCATTGAGCGTGATAGCGTAAGACTTTTAGACAATGAAGCAAGAACGGCATATTATGATAATTATAGAAAAGTTATAAATGCTTCGAAAGAGAAGGTTGAAGCCTTAAAGCAGGAAGTAGCACCTGTAAATGTTTCAGATTTTGCAGATCATATAGATTATCTCGTTGAAAAAATTGGAATTTCTCACGTAGGCATTAGTTCAGATTTTGATGGTGGTGGCGGTATTCACGGTTGGGAAGATGCTTCAGAAACCTTTAATGTAACATTAGAGTTAGTTAGGCGTGGTTATACTCAAAAAGAAATTGAAATGCTTTGGTCTGGAAACTTATTAAGAGTTTTAGATGACGTTGAAGCGGTTTCGAAACGAATTCAAGAAATTGAAACTGAGGTTGCAAATAATTAA
- a CDS encoding class I SAM-dependent rRNA methyltransferase, whose protein sequence is MVEASQFTHLPKIKTQRIAVKLNKTAQGLVKQGHPWVFSDSIVKESHSPKSGDLAIIYDNHTNKLIALGLYDIDSPIKIKVLHNGSPATINSSFFESKIHTAYGKRLDLLDTNTNAYRLLFGENDNMPSFIADVYANVLVIKLYSEMWLPYLSDILPHLINTTQVKTVVLRLSRKLDQLLTTKGLSDGSILYGKLEDEEVHFFEHGINFKANVIKGHKTGYFLDHRYNRKRVGELSKGKSVLDVFSYAGGFSVHALAKGAKDVTSLDISAQALAVAKENATLNDHKGTHHIIEGDAFEKLQQLIQKNRKFDVVVIDPPSFAKKATDVEKALKKYAQLAKMGVQVVSKNGILVLASCSSRVEAQDFYAMAEKALKQQNVIYKVLDRTAHDDDHPISFAEGAYLKTIYFKISQ, encoded by the coding sequence TTGGTAGAAGCTTCTCAGTTTACACATTTACCAAAAATTAAAACACAGCGTATTGCTGTAAAACTTAACAAAACTGCCCAAGGTTTAGTTAAACAAGGTCATCCTTGGGTATTTTCAGATAGTATTGTAAAAGAAAGTCATTCTCCTAAATCTGGAGATTTGGCCATTATTTATGATAATCATACTAATAAGCTTATTGCCTTAGGATTGTATGACATAGATTCTCCCATAAAAATAAAGGTATTACACAATGGCAGTCCTGCTACTATAAATTCCTCTTTTTTTGAATCTAAAATACATACTGCCTACGGTAAACGATTAGACCTTTTAGATACCAACACAAACGCTTACAGACTCCTTTTTGGGGAGAATGACAATATGCCAAGTTTTATTGCAGATGTATATGCAAATGTCTTGGTTATTAAACTGTATTCTGAAATGTGGTTACCTTATTTAAGTGATATTCTTCCACATTTAATTAATACAACTCAAGTAAAAACAGTTGTGCTTAGGTTAAGTAGAAAACTTGACCAGCTCTTAACAACTAAAGGTTTGTCTGATGGATCTATTCTGTATGGAAAACTAGAAGATGAAGAGGTGCACTTTTTTGAACACGGTATTAATTTTAAGGCCAATGTTATAAAAGGCCATAAGACAGGATATTTCCTTGATCACAGATACAATAGAAAACGTGTTGGAGAGTTGAGCAAAGGAAAATCTGTTCTCGATGTGTTTAGCTATGCTGGAGGTTTTTCTGTTCATGCATTAGCTAAAGGAGCAAAAGATGTTACTAGTTTGGATATTAGTGCACAGGCATTGGCAGTAGCTAAGGAAAATGCAACTTTAAATGACCATAAAGGTACACATCATATAATTGAAGGAGACGCTTTTGAAAAACTACAACAACTCATACAAAAGAACAGAAAGTTTGATGTTGTAGTTATTGATCCTCCAAGTTTTGCAAAGAAAGCAACAGACGTAGAAAAGGCTTTAAAAAAATATGCGCAACTTGCTAAAATGGGTGTACAAGTTGTATCTAAAAATGGCATACTTGTATTGGCATCTTGTAGCAGTAGAGTAGAGGCTCAAGATTTTTATGCTATGGCAGAAAAAGCTTTAAAACAACAAAATGTTATTTATAAAGTTTTAGATAGAACAGCTCACGATGACGATCATCCTATATCGTTTGCAGAAGGTGCTTACCTTAAAACTATATATTTTAAAATATCACAATAA
- a CDS encoding sigma-70 family RNA polymerase sigma factor, giving the protein MRQLKITKQVTNRESKSLNNYLQDVSKLDLITAEEEVELAQRIREGDQIALEKLTKANLRFVVSVAKQYQNQGLRLPDLINEGNVGLVKAAKRFDETRGFKFISYAVWWIRQSILQALAEHSRVVRLPLNKIGVINKINKTFSYLEQAYERPPSAAEIAKELDMPVSKVKTAMKNSGRSLSMDAPFQEGENDSNLYDVLKSGESPSPDNNLMQDSLSVEIERALDTLTEREADVIRLNYGLGGQQPLTLQEIGETFDLSRERVRQIREKGIRRLRHESKSKILKKYLG; this is encoded by the coding sequence ATGAGACAACTCAAGATTACCAAGCAGGTTACAAACAGAGAATCTAAATCTTTAAATAACTACCTGCAAGACGTTAGTAAACTAGATTTAATAACGGCTGAAGAAGAAGTTGAGTTAGCACAAAGAATACGAGAAGGTGATCAGATAGCATTAGAGAAGTTAACGAAAGCTAACTTACGTTTTGTGGTGTCTGTTGCCAAGCAATACCAAAATCAAGGATTAAGATTACCAGATTTAATTAACGAAGGAAATGTTGGTTTAGTTAAAGCCGCTAAACGTTTTGATGAAACTCGTGGTTTTAAATTTATCTCTTACGCCGTATGGTGGATTCGTCAATCTATACTACAAGCACTAGCAGAACATTCTAGAGTTGTACGTTTACCTTTAAATAAGATTGGTGTTATTAACAAGATTAATAAAACATTCTCTTATTTAGAGCAAGCTTATGAGCGTCCGCCTTCTGCTGCAGAAATTGCAAAGGAGTTAGATATGCCTGTAAGCAAGGTGAAAACTGCAATGAAAAACTCTGGACGTAGCCTTTCTATGGATGCGCCATTTCAAGAAGGTGAAAACGACTCTAACTTATACGATGTATTAAAGAGTGGAGAAAGCCCAAGCCCAGATAATAACTTAATGCAAGATTCTTTAAGTGTTGAGATAGAGCGTGCTCTAGATACCCTTACAGAACGTGAAGCAGATGTTATTAGACTTAACTATGGTCTTGGAGGACAACAGCCGTTAACTTTACAAGAAATAGGTGAAACTTTTGATTTAAGTAGAGAGCGTGTTCGTCAAATTCGTGAAAAAGGAATTAGACGTTTGCGTCACGAAAGTAAGAGTAAGATCTTAAAGAAATACTTAGGATAG
- a CDS encoding acetyl-CoA carboxylase biotin carboxyl carrier protein subunit — translation MTNTYKLSVNDEFEFQLDAQDVNSLDTSLQPNNKQHILEDSASQSVHIEGKDVLNRQYTVRINGNRYQVAIKNDLDLLIEEMGLSLGADAIENDIFAPMPGVILSVDVKEGDSVKEGDTLCVLEAMKMENALLSPRDGVIKSIEVTTADTVEKNALLLTLEPLS, via the coding sequence ATGACCAATACTTATAAACTCTCGGTTAATGATGAGTTTGAGTTTCAGTTAGATGCTCAAGACGTCAATTCCCTAGATACCAGCTTACAACCCAATAACAAACAACATATTTTAGAAGATTCTGCCTCCCAATCTGTACATATAGAAGGTAAAGATGTACTTAATCGCCAATATACAGTTCGTATAAATGGTAATAGATATCAGGTAGCCATTAAAAATGATCTCGATCTTCTAATTGAAGAAATGGGATTAAGCTTAGGAGCAGATGCTATAGAGAATGATATTTTTGCACCAATGCCAGGTGTTATTTTAAGTGTAGATGTAAAGGAAGGAGACAGTGTAAAAGAAGGCGATACACTATGCGTGCTAGAAGCTATGAAGATGGAAAACGCACTGCTTTCACCAAGAGATGGTGTTATTAAATCTATTGAAGTTACTACAGCAGACACCGTTGAGAAAAATGCCTTATTGCTTACCCTAGAACCATTATCATGA
- a CDS encoding zinc-dependent metalloprotease: protein MKYPLVVLTALLVVLGCANQKPTTKKSTNTPTSSASKDDKIKPYSKVITSAAKTDDGLFKVHQIGEKYYYEIPNAVLQKDMLWVSRIAQIPSNLGGGYMNAGSKTNEQVVHWVRFQDKILLKVKSYSEVALDTSAAINNSVLVNNYEPTLYAFDIEALSADSTATVIDVTKFLSSDVQAISGLSSRLRKSYKVKNLDKDRSFINNIKTFPENIEVKQDFTYNASEPPSNSATESISLQMNQSMILLPEEPMQPRLFDPRVGWFTTSQIDYSSEALKADKKTYIRRWRLEPKDPAAYERGELVEPIKPIVYYLDPGTPESLKTYIKQGIEDWQKPFETAGFKNAIIAKDAPTKEEDPDFSPEDIRYSVVRYVASTTRNAVGPSVSDPRSGEIIESDIIWYHNHLRSYRNRYLLETGAANPSARTLDTNAEEIGEMMRQVIAHEVGHALGFPHNMAASYAYNVEDYRDGEFTQNNGIAASLMDYARYNYIAQPGDENIRFVRQMGPYDHYAANWGYRVIPNANSPEAELQTLNSWILEKANDPKYKFGKQSSSFDPQSQTEAIGNNPIKASTYGIKNLKYVAENLPKWTSDQTNDYADLEELYGELLGVMSRYVGHVVTNVGGVYENLKTPEQEGSVYTVVDKDTQKQSVSWLHNTIFETPQWLIDKAIVQNISESGYFERLRSLQTRHLNNLLSFDRIGRLINAETTENEYYSALEMLQDVKRGIFNEVTSGKPTDLYRRNLQRAFVEQMEYLLTEEMSRGRYGEVYYTVDQSDVRALVRGELKLLERQLKSARSSNTLTKYHYDDLEDRINLILNPEG from the coding sequence ATGAAATACCCATTAGTTGTATTAACCGCGCTACTAGTAGTATTAGGGTGCGCCAACCAAAAACCAACCACAAAAAAATCAACCAATACACCTACATCTTCAGCTTCAAAAGACGATAAGATAAAACCTTATTCAAAAGTCATTACGAGTGCTGCAAAAACAGATGATGGTCTATTTAAAGTTCATCAAATAGGTGAAAAATATTACTATGAAATACCGAATGCTGTCCTGCAAAAAGATATGCTTTGGGTAAGTAGGATAGCTCAAATACCATCAAATTTAGGTGGTGGTTATATGAATGCTGGAAGTAAAACTAATGAGCAAGTGGTACATTGGGTTAGGTTTCAGGACAAAATCTTATTAAAGGTAAAAAGCTACTCAGAAGTTGCTTTGGATACGTCTGCAGCAATTAATAATTCTGTCTTAGTAAATAATTATGAGCCTACACTTTATGCGTTTGATATTGAAGCCTTGAGTGCAGATAGTACAGCTACGGTTATTGATGTTACTAAATTCTTATCTTCAGATGTTCAGGCTATAAGTGGGTTGAGCTCAAGACTAAGAAAATCTTATAAAGTAAAAAATCTAGATAAGGATAGAAGCTTTATTAATAACATAAAGACATTCCCTGAAAATATAGAGGTTAAACAGGATTTTACCTACAATGCTTCTGAGCCACCATCAAACTCAGCTACAGAGTCAATAAGTCTTCAAATGAATCAATCTATGATTTTGTTGCCTGAAGAACCAATGCAACCAAGATTATTTGATCCTCGTGTAGGTTGGTTTACAACAAGCCAAATAGATTACTCGAGCGAAGCTTTAAAAGCAGATAAGAAAACTTATATAAGACGTTGGAGATTGGAACCTAAAGATCCTGCTGCTTATGAGAGAGGAGAATTGGTGGAGCCTATTAAACCAATAGTTTATTATTTAGATCCTGGTACGCCAGAGAGTTTAAAAACCTATATAAAACAAGGTATTGAAGATTGGCAAAAACCTTTTGAAACTGCAGGTTTTAAAAATGCAATTATAGCTAAAGATGCTCCAACCAAAGAAGAAGATCCAGATTTTAGTCCAGAAGATATAAGATACTCTGTAGTGCGTTATGTTGCTAGTACCACCAGAAATGCTGTTGGGCCAAGTGTGAGTGATCCTCGTTCTGGAGAAATTATAGAAAGTGATATTATCTGGTATCATAACCACCTTAGGTCTTACAGAAATAGATATTTATTAGAAACTGGCGCAGCAAATCCTTCAGCTAGAACTTTAGATACTAATGCAGAAGAAATAGGAGAGATGATGCGTCAAGTTATTGCACATGAAGTAGGTCATGCCTTAGGTTTTCCTCACAATATGGCAGCCAGCTATGCATATAATGTTGAAGATTATAGAGATGGAGAGTTTACTCAAAACAATGGTATAGCTGCCAGTCTTATGGATTATGCGCGTTATAACTATATAGCACAACCTGGAGATGAAAATATAAGATTTGTACGCCAAATGGGACCATATGACCACTATGCTGCAAACTGGGGTTATCGTGTTATTCCTAATGCAAATTCTCCAGAAGCAGAGTTGCAAACTTTAAATTCTTGGATACTAGAAAAAGCAAATGATCCAAAATATAAATTTGGAAAACAAAGTAGTAGTTTTGATCCACAATCTCAAACCGAAGCTATAGGAAACAATCCTATAAAAGCAAGTACATATGGTATAAAAAACTTAAAGTATGTTGCTGAAAATTTACCAAAGTGGACATCAGATCAAACTAATGATTATGCAGATTTAGAAGAACTGTATGGAGAACTTTTAGGGGTTATGTCTCGTTACGTAGGACACGTAGTTACTAATGTTGGTGGTGTTTATGAAAATTTAAAAACACCAGAGCAAGAAGGTAGTGTTTATACTGTTGTAGATAAAGACACGCAAAAACAGTCTGTATCTTGGTTACACAATACAATTTTTGAGACACCACAATGGCTAATTGATAAAGCTATTGTTCAAAATATATCTGAATCTGGTTATTTTGAACGCCTACGTAGTTTACAAACAAGACATTTAAACAACCTATTAAGCTTTGATAGAATAGGACGCTTAATTAATGCTGAAACTACTGAGAATGAGTATTACTCTGCTTTAGAGATGTTACAGGATGTTAAAAGAGGAATCTTTAATGAAGTTACTTCTGGAAAGCCAACAGATTTATATAGAAGAAACTTACAACGTGCTTTTGTAGAGCAAATGGAATATTTACTAACTGAAGAAATGAGTCGAGGAAGATATGGCGAGGTATATTATACAGTTGATCAAAGTGATGTGCGCGCTTTAGTAAGAGGAGAACTTAAGTTATTAGAACGCCAGTTAAAATCTGCAAGATCGTCTAACACATTAACAAAATACCACTATGATGATTTAGAGGATCGTATTAATTTAATCCTTAATCCAGAAGGTTAA
- a CDS encoding acetyl-CoA carboxylase biotin carboxylase subunit — protein sequence MKKILVANRGEIALRVMKTAREMGIKTVAVYSEADRHSPHVRYADEAILLGPPPSSESYLLGDVIIEKAKALNVDAIHPGYGFLSENAGFAKKVKESGIVWIGPDTHAIEVMGSKLAAKEAVKSYDIPMVPGIDEAIEDVDKATSIAKEIGFPILIKASAGGGGKGMRVVEKETELESQMKRAISEAKSAFGDGSVFIEKYIASPRHIEIQVLADKHGNTVHLFERECSIQRRHQKVVEEAPSSVLSETLRENMGAAAVRVAKACDYVGAGTVEFLIDDDHNFYFLEMNTRLQVEHPVTELITGIDLVEQQIKVANGETLSFTQEDLKINGHAVELRVYAEDPLNDFLPSVGNLEVYKLPEGNGIRVDNGFEEGMEVPIYYDPMLAKLITYGKTREAAIQLMVEAIDAYEVEGIQTTLPFGKFVFENDAFRSGNFNTHFVKNNYSPEKLKAQFTEEAELAAKVVLRQYLKDSKQLRLPKS from the coding sequence ATGAAAAAAATATTAGTTGCCAATCGTGGCGAGATAGCCCTTCGTGTTATGAAAACAGCACGCGAAATGGGTATAAAGACAGTTGCCGTTTATTCTGAAGCAGATAGGCATTCTCCACATGTACGTTATGCAGATGAAGCTATTTTATTAGGACCACCACCATCGTCGGAGTCCTACCTTTTAGGCGATGTAATTATAGAAAAAGCTAAAGCATTAAATGTTGATGCTATTCATCCAGGTTATGGCTTTTTAAGTGAAAACGCAGGTTTTGCTAAAAAAGTTAAAGAAAGTGGTATAGTTTGGATAGGTCCAGATACTCATGCTATCGAAGTTATGGGAAGTAAGTTAGCAGCTAAAGAAGCTGTAAAATCTTATGATATACCAATGGTTCCAGGAATAGATGAAGCTATTGAAGATGTAGATAAAGCTACAAGCATAGCTAAAGAGATTGGTTTTCCTATTCTTATAAAAGCTTCTGCTGGTGGTGGCGGAAAAGGTATGCGTGTTGTAGAAAAAGAGACAGAATTAGAATCTCAAATGAAACGAGCCATAAGTGAGGCAAAATCTGCATTTGGTGATGGTTCTGTATTTATTGAAAAATATATAGCATCTCCTAGACATATAGAAATACAAGTACTAGCCGATAAACATGGCAATACAGTTCATTTGTTTGAGCGTGAGTGCAGTATACAAAGACGTCATCAAAAAGTAGTTGAAGAAGCACCATCTAGTGTCTTATCAGAAACGCTGAGAGAAAACATGGGAGCTGCAGCTGTAAGAGTTGCAAAAGCTTGTGATTATGTTGGAGCTGGAACTGTAGAATTTTTAATTGATGATGATCATAATTTCTACTTCCTAGAAATGAATACAAGATTACAAGTAGAGCATCCTGTAACAGAACTTATTACAGGAATAGACCTTGTTGAGCAGCAAATTAAAGTTGCTAACGGAGAGACGTTATCCTTTACACAAGAAGATCTTAAAATTAATGGTCATGCAGTTGAGCTTAGAGTTTATGCAGAAGATCCTTTAAATGATTTTCTTCCAAGTGTAGGTAACCTAGAAGTTTACAAGTTACCAGAAGGAAATGGAATAAGAGTAGATAACGGTTTCGAAGAAGGTATGGAAGTGCCTATCTATTACGATCCAATGCTGGCTAAATTAATTACCTATGGTAAAACTAGAGAAGCAGCAATACAACTTATGGTTGAAGCTATAGATGCTTATGAAGTAGAAGGTATCCAAACAACATTGCCATTTGGAAAATTTGTGTTTGAGAATGATGCATTTAGAAGTGGAAACTTTAATACTCACTTTGTAAAAAACAACTATTCTCCAGAAAAACTGAAAGCTCAGTTTACAGAAGAAGCAGAATTGGCAGCTAAGGTAGTGTTAAGACAATACCTAAAAGATTCAAAACAATTAAGACTACCAAAATCGTAA